In Paenibacillus kyungheensis, the following are encoded in one genomic region:
- a CDS encoding SAM-dependent methyltransferase produces the protein MTEQHQQRYRFSEAPIWSLQRKYYEDAGLEAWRNDQVPQYITSNPATAIAYAEMIFAFLQDQMNQGLVAEPVYIVELGAGAGRLAYHVLYELQKLKEYAGIDLPEYHYVMTDLAMNNVIGWREHPALQPFIEQGILDFAQFDAMQSDALHLTVSGQVIKQGDLTQPLLIIANYFFDAIPQELIYVDEGSIYEADVYIEYSKTGAEFEALTTSQQLNHIHLSYEYRKAPEYEQDDYIYRDLIAIYQERLEDAHILFPKVGLECLDRLDALSQSGFMLLTADKGDHLIENWEFAEPPELVLHGSFSLIANYHAVQYVFQQKGAEILFVPHHYNNINVGCILHVGQPKAYTNTRLAYRRSVERFGPDDFFSLKMWIDRHLDELGMQQILSFWRLGGYDAEFFIQTTKQLSALLTEANDEEKKDLWMGIQKMWSSFYVMPQRYDLALDAGLILFEMDMFEEAKQYLEISVAQEQDEVVSTVYYCLAIACLELDLMEQAEEYLNQLLVLEPDHEEALALMSVLVAEQ, from the coding sequence ATGACAGAACAGCACCAACAACGTTACCGTTTTAGTGAAGCACCGATATGGAGTCTACAACGCAAATATTACGAAGATGCAGGCTTAGAAGCATGGAGAAACGATCAGGTTCCGCAATATATCACCAGCAATCCAGCAACAGCGATTGCTTATGCGGAAATGATTTTTGCTTTTTTACAAGATCAGATGAATCAAGGATTAGTGGCAGAACCTGTATATATTGTAGAACTGGGTGCAGGCGCAGGTCGTCTTGCGTACCATGTGTTATATGAATTGCAAAAGCTTAAAGAATACGCCGGGATCGATCTGCCAGAGTATCATTATGTGATGACCGATCTAGCGATGAACAATGTGATCGGGTGGAGAGAGCATCCTGCTTTACAACCATTTATTGAGCAAGGGATTCTTGATTTTGCCCAATTCGATGCGATGCAAAGTGATGCGCTTCATCTAACTGTATCGGGTCAGGTGATTAAGCAAGGGGATCTTACGCAACCGTTACTGATTATTGCAAACTACTTTTTCGATGCGATTCCGCAAGAATTGATCTATGTGGATGAAGGTAGTATTTATGAAGCAGATGTATATATCGAATATTCCAAAACAGGCGCAGAATTTGAAGCGCTGACTACATCGCAACAACTGAATCATATTCATTTAAGTTATGAATACCGCAAAGCACCGGAATATGAGCAAGATGATTATATCTATCGTGATCTGATTGCGATCTATCAAGAACGTCTGGAAGATGCGCATATTTTATTTCCCAAAGTAGGATTGGAATGTCTGGATCGTTTAGATGCGTTATCTCAATCAGGATTTATGTTGCTGACTGCTGATAAAGGAGATCATTTGATCGAAAATTGGGAGTTTGCAGAACCGCCTGAACTGGTCTTACATGGTAGCTTTTCATTAATCGCAAATTACCATGCGGTGCAATATGTATTCCAGCAAAAAGGTGCTGAAATCTTATTCGTTCCTCATCATTACAACAATATTAATGTGGGTTGTATTTTACATGTAGGTCAGCCCAAAGCCTATACGAATACACGATTAGCTTATCGTCGTTCAGTTGAACGCTTTGGACCGGATGATTTCTTTAGTCTGAAAATGTGGATTGATCGCCATCTGGATGAGCTAGGTATGCAACAAATTTTAAGCTTTTGGCGCTTAGGCGGGTATGATGCTGAATTCTTTATTCAGACGACCAAGCAGCTATCAGCATTATTAACAGAAGCCAATGACGAGGAAAAGAAAGACCTCTGGATGGGCATTCAGAAAATGTGGTCATCGTTCTATGTAATGCCACAGCGGTATGATCTGGCACTGGATGCTGGTCTGATTTTATTTGAAATGGATATGTTTGAAGAAGCGAAGCAATATCTAGAAATATCGGTTGCTCAAGAGCAAGATGAAGTGGTATCGACGGTCTATTATTGTCTGGCGATTGCTTGTCTGGAACTCGATCTGATGGAACAAGCAGAAGAGTACTTGAACCAACTACTTGTTCTTGAACCTGATCATGAAGAAGCATTAGCGTTAATGTCGGTGCTGGTAGCTGAACAATAA
- the araA gene encoding L-arabinose isomerase, which produces MSAATKQFWFVVGSQHLYGEEALGQVKANAQKIADSLNASGVLPYPLVLQDLAVTADKITSIMKEVNYRDEVAGVITWMHTFSPAKMWIRGTKLLQKPLLHLATQYNESIPWSTIDMDFMNLNQAAHGDREYGFINARLGKQNKIVVGYWERPEVQQQIADWMDVAFAYNESFNIKVARFGDNMRNVGVTEGDKVEAQIQFGWTVDYYGIGDLVEYVNAVTEQEIDALLAEYKELYDFEYGTYSQEAWEASVRVQVSYEIAIKRFLDNGGYTAFTTNFEDLHGMKQLPGLAVQRLMAQGYGFAGEGDWKTAALDRLMKVMSHNENTGFMEDYTYEMAAGQEAILQSHMLEVDPTLASSKPKVVVSPLGIGDREDPARLVFDGKAGEGVVVSMADFGTHYKLLINEVSAFEPTVPAPNLPVARVLWQVKPNFQDGVRAWIENGGGHHTVVSLNLTTDQIVTYAKLVNLDYVIIK; this is translated from the coding sequence ATGTCAGCAGCAACTAAACAATTTTGGTTCGTAGTCGGTTCACAGCATTTGTACGGAGAAGAAGCATTGGGACAGGTAAAAGCGAATGCTCAAAAAATCGCAGATTCTTTAAATGCAAGCGGAGTATTGCCGTATCCATTGGTATTGCAAGATTTGGCTGTAACCGCAGACAAAATCACAAGCATTATGAAAGAAGTTAACTATCGTGACGAAGTAGCAGGTGTGATCACATGGATGCACACATTCTCTCCTGCAAAAATGTGGATTCGCGGTACGAAATTGCTACAAAAACCGTTGCTTCATCTAGCAACACAATATAATGAAAGTATTCCTTGGTCTACAATTGATATGGACTTTATGAACTTGAACCAAGCGGCACACGGTGACCGTGAATATGGATTTATCAATGCTCGTCTGGGTAAACAAAACAAAATCGTTGTCGGCTACTGGGAACGCCCAGAAGTACAACAGCAGATCGCTGATTGGATGGATGTAGCATTTGCTTACAACGAAAGCTTCAATATCAAAGTTGCTCGCTTTGGCGACAATATGCGTAATGTGGGTGTAACCGAAGGCGATAAAGTCGAAGCACAAATTCAATTTGGCTGGACAGTCGATTACTATGGTATTGGCGATCTTGTAGAATATGTGAATGCTGTGACTGAACAAGAAATCGATGCACTACTTGCAGAATACAAAGAGTTATATGACTTCGAATATGGTACGTATAGTCAAGAAGCTTGGGAAGCGAGTGTACGTGTACAAGTAAGTTACGAGATCGCAATCAAGCGTTTCTTAGATAACGGTGGATACACTGCATTTACAACTAACTTTGAAGATTTGCATGGTATGAAGCAACTTCCAGGTCTTGCTGTGCAACGTCTAATGGCGCAAGGTTATGGTTTTGCAGGTGAAGGCGATTGGAAAACAGCAGCATTGGATCGTCTAATGAAAGTGATGAGCCATAACGAAAATACAGGCTTTATGGAAGATTACACGTATGAAATGGCAGCAGGTCAAGAAGCGATCTTGCAATCTCATATGTTGGAAGTCGATCCGACTCTAGCAAGTAGCAAACCAAAAGTGGTTGTATCTCCATTAGGAATTGGCGATCGCGAAGATCCTGCACGTCTTGTATTTGACGGTAAAGCAGGCGAAGGTGTAGTGGTATCGATGGCTGACTTTGGTACTCATTACAAATTGCTAATCAACGAAGTGTCTGCATTCGAACCAACAGTTCCTGCACCGAACTTACCGGTAGCACGTGTACTATGGCAAGTAAAACCTAACTTCCAAGATGGCGTGCGCGCTTGGATCGAAAATGGTGGCGGTCACCATACAGTTGTATCGTTGAACCTTACAACAGACCAAATCGTAACGTATGCAAAATTAGTAAACTTGGATTATGTCATTATTAAATAA
- a CDS encoding L-ribulose-5-phosphate 4-epimerase translates to MLEQLKEEVYQANLELPKHGLVKFTWGNASAVDRESNLFVIKPSGVDYETMKPSDMVVVDLDGNVVEGDMRPSSDTATHAVLYKHYPQIGGIVHTHSTWATIWAQAGLDVPVMGTTHADTFYGAVPCARFLNQAEIDRGYEAETGNVIIETFEQRGLDVMAIPAVLLHGHAPFTWGKDAKSAVVNSVVLEEVCKMNLYARQLNNFAKELPQNILDKHYLRKHGKDAYYGQK, encoded by the coding sequence ATGTTAGAGCAGTTAAAAGAAGAAGTCTATCAAGCGAATCTGGAATTACCTAAGCATGGATTGGTCAAATTCACATGGGGTAATGCCAGTGCTGTCGATCGTGAAAGTAATCTATTTGTCATCAAGCCAAGCGGTGTAGATTATGAGACGATGAAACCTAGCGATATGGTCGTTGTGGATCTGGATGGCAATGTAGTCGAAGGCGATATGAGACCTTCTTCCGATACAGCGACTCATGCGGTTCTGTACAAACATTATCCGCAAATCGGCGGAATTGTGCATACCCACTCTACATGGGCGACGATCTGGGCACAAGCAGGTCTGGATGTTCCTGTAATGGGAACAACACATGCAGATACATTTTATGGGGCTGTGCCTTGTGCACGCTTTCTGAATCAAGCAGAGATTGATCGTGGCTATGAAGCAGAGACAGGCAATGTGATTATTGAGACATTTGAACAACGTGGACTTGATGTGATGGCGATTCCAGCCGTATTGCTTCATGGTCATGCACCATTTACATGGGGCAAAGATGCAAAGTCTGCTGTAGTGAACAGTGTAGTACTTGAAGAAGTCTGCAAAATGAATCTATATGCACGTCAATTGAACAACTTTGCGAAAGAATTGCCACAGAATATTTTGGACAAACATTACCTACGCAAACATGGTAAAGACGCTTATTACGGTCAAAAGTAA
- a CDS encoding iron-siderophore ABC transporter substrate-binding protein, with protein sequence MNTRQKLSFTAVLMLMLSIVALVGCSNNQTASTTTPAPTESTTTETAAPADTTQYPIVIKHALGETVIESKPERVATVQWANQDVALALGVVPVGFSAANFGVQDGSGLLPWTAKKLDELGVKNPNVFQDTDGLDFEAISDSNPDVILAAYSGITQEDYDTLSQIAPVVAYPTAPWATTWREQVLLNATGMGMKAQGEQLIKDTEKLVNDKLSAYPQIKGKTVVWVNFSDTDMSKLHIYTPADSRVAFLKELGMEAPASITKEIKDPKSYSLSLSAENAEALNDADILIGYGDDKLYQAVKADPLLGKIPAIQRGSVAFITSDTPLVAAGTPNPLSISYTIDEYLKLIGAAADKVNG encoded by the coding sequence ATGAATACTAGACAGAAGTTATCTTTTACCGCGGTACTGATGTTAATGTTATCGATTGTTGCGCTTGTTGGTTGTTCCAACAATCAAACAGCATCTACAACTACTCCAGCTCCGACAGAATCGACCACTACGGAGACTGCTGCACCGGCAGATACGACACAATATCCGATTGTAATCAAGCATGCGCTTGGCGAGACAGTGATCGAAAGCAAGCCTGAACGTGTAGCTACTGTACAATGGGCGAATCAGGATGTAGCTCTTGCGCTTGGTGTTGTGCCTGTAGGATTTTCGGCAGCGAACTTTGGTGTTCAAGATGGTAGCGGGCTTTTGCCATGGACAGCCAAAAAGCTAGATGAGCTTGGCGTGAAAAATCCAAACGTTTTCCAGGATACCGATGGACTTGATTTTGAAGCCATCTCCGATTCCAATCCAGATGTAATTCTGGCTGCTTATTCCGGTATTACACAAGAAGATTACGATACACTTAGCCAGATTGCTCCTGTAGTCGCTTATCCAACTGCTCCTTGGGCAACCACATGGCGTGAACAAGTTCTACTGAATGCAACAGGTATGGGCATGAAAGCTCAAGGCGAACAATTGATCAAAGATACTGAGAAATTAGTGAATGACAAGTTAAGTGCTTACCCGCAAATCAAAGGTAAAACTGTTGTGTGGGTGAATTTCTCTGATACCGATATGTCGAAGCTTCATATCTATACACCTGCTGATTCGCGTGTCGCTTTCTTAAAAGAATTAGGTATGGAAGCACCTGCAAGTATTACAAAAGAAATCAAAGATCCTAAAAGCTACTCTTTAAGCTTGAGTGCTGAAAATGCAGAAGCGTTGAATGATGCAGATATTTTAATCGGCTATGGTGATGACAAATTGTATCAAGCCGTCAAAGCTGATCCATTGTTAGGCAAAATTCCTGCAATCCAAAGAGGTTCTGTAGCGTTTATTACAAGCGATACACCTTTGGTGGCTGCTGGAACACCTAATCCACTTTCGATCTCCTACACCATCGATGAATATTTGAAATTAATCGGTGCTGCTGCTGATAAAGTAAATGGATAG
- a CDS encoding FecCD family ABC transporter permease: protein MDSSTLSHDKQVHSHLPKHFIWVLISCLVLLILTIVASLVLGSRSVGWHELINGLFHPNVDTYGANIVRKRISRTVFSLCCGAALGVSGALMQAVTRNPIADPSILGVNTGASLFVVFGIAFLHISHAGQYIWLALAGAAITAIFVFGIGSMGRGGATPIKLVLAGAATSAALSSLVTAIMIPRSYVMDQFRFWQVGSVGSANWSAIATFIPFLAVGLLIGLITAPALNALALGDDVATGLGVRTGTLRFIAALAGVLLCGAATALAGPIGFVGLLATHVIRLILGADLRLVIPMSAITGAIILTVSDVGGRLISNPGELEVGVVTAFIGAPILIVLAMRSKVRSL from the coding sequence ATGGATAGTTCAACTCTTTCTCATGATAAACAGGTACATTCACATCTACCTAAACATTTCATATGGGTGCTGATTAGTTGCTTGGTCTTACTGATTCTCACTATTGTTGCCTCACTGGTCTTAGGTTCACGATCAGTGGGGTGGCATGAATTAATAAATGGTTTATTTCATCCCAATGTCGATACCTATGGCGCTAATATCGTACGCAAACGAATTTCTCGTACCGTATTCAGCTTATGTTGCGGAGCAGCACTGGGTGTATCGGGAGCATTAATGCAAGCAGTTACCCGTAACCCGATCGCTGATCCTAGTATACTGGGAGTCAATACAGGGGCATCGTTATTTGTTGTATTCGGGATTGCTTTTCTTCATATTAGTCATGCTGGTCAGTATATCTGGTTAGCATTGGCGGGAGCGGCGATCACAGCCATATTCGTATTTGGAATCGGCTCGATGGGGCGTGGCGGAGCTACACCGATCAAGCTTGTGTTAGCAGGAGCAGCGACCAGTGCGGCACTTTCTTCACTCGTTACAGCCATTATGATTCCTCGTTCGTATGTAATGGATCAATTTAGATTCTGGCAAGTGGGTAGCGTCGGCTCTGCCAATTGGAGCGCGATTGCTACCTTTATCCCGTTTTTGGCGGTCGGATTGTTAATCGGTCTGATCACAGCACCTGCACTGAACGCACTTGCACTTGGTGATGATGTTGCTACAGGACTCGGTGTACGCACCGGAACATTGCGATTCATCGCGGCATTAGCAGGGGTTCTATTATGCGGAGCGGCTACAGCATTGGCAGGCCCGATAGGTTTTGTCGGCTTACTGGCTACTCATGTCATACGGCTGATTTTGGGAGCTGATTTACGATTGGTGATCCCGATGTCGGCGATTACAGGTGCTATTATTTTGACGGTATCTGATGTCGGCGGCAGACTGATCAGTAACCCAGGTGAGCTTGAAGTTGGTGTAGTCACTGCCTTTATCGGTGCTCCTATCTTAATCGTCTTGGCGATGCGCTCGAAAGTGCGTTCACTATGA
- a CDS encoding glycoside hydrolase family 43 protein: protein MTVYNSACDVSQPKQGHLLTDIPAHDPFVLADASTGTYYLYTGAVPSLHGVEAYGVLTYSSQDLEHWEGPYVVFTVPEDSWAHPQHGAWAPEVHAYQGRYYLFVTLHHQDRPLEGEPVQGYAKHWRGTVIAVSDSPTGPFELINQEAPVVSPTQMTLDGTLYLDEQNQPWMVYCHEWIQTIDGTIEAVRLTEDLSTAVGEPITLLQASSAPWIQQDREQNISDHPDGTVYVTDGCQLYRTSGGHLMMLWSSYEGNSYVQTIARSISGTLAGPWEQLEPLVKEDSGHGMLFQTFDQQWMLILHRPFDMPASRCYLYEIEDTGDQFLLKYPAQTV from the coding sequence ATGACTGTCTATAATAGTGCTTGTGATGTAAGTCAACCGAAGCAAGGTCACCTGCTTACCGATATTCCTGCTCATGATCCATTTGTGCTGGCAGATGCATCTACAGGTACCTATTATTTGTATACGGGCGCAGTGCCTTCGCTACATGGGGTAGAAGCTTATGGAGTATTAACGTATAGTAGCCAAGACTTGGAGCATTGGGAAGGGCCTTATGTGGTCTTTACAGTACCTGAGGATAGTTGGGCGCATCCACAACATGGAGCATGGGCTCCTGAGGTGCATGCTTATCAAGGGCGTTATTATTTATTTGTGACATTGCATCATCAGGATCGGCCGTTAGAAGGTGAGCCTGTTCAAGGCTATGCTAAGCATTGGAGAGGCACTGTGATTGCTGTGAGCGATTCACCGACAGGTCCTTTTGAATTGATTAATCAAGAAGCTCCTGTTGTCTCTCCAACCCAGATGACATTAGATGGTACGCTATATCTAGATGAACAGAATCAACCGTGGATGGTCTATTGCCATGAATGGATTCAGACAATTGATGGTACGATTGAAGCAGTGCGTCTTACCGAAGATTTGTCTACTGCTGTAGGGGAGCCGATCACTTTGTTACAAGCATCTTCTGCACCATGGATTCAGCAGGATCGTGAACAAAACATATCAGATCATCCAGATGGTACAGTCTATGTAACCGATGGTTGTCAGTTATATCGTACATCTGGCGGACATTTGATGATGTTGTGGTCAAGCTATGAAGGCAATAGTTATGTACAGACGATAGCTCGTTCGATCAGTGGTACACTCGCAGGTCCGTGGGAACAATTGGAGCCATTAGTGAAAGAAGATAGCGGTCACGGCATGCTGTTCCAGACGTTTGATCAGCAATGGATGTTAATCTTACACCGACCTTTTGACATGCCAGCATCCCGTTGTTATCTATATGAAATAGAAGATACTGGAGATCAATTTCTATTAAAATATCCTGCTCAAACTGTCTAA
- a CDS encoding xylulokinase translates to MSHVDMKEAIMSGETSLGIEFGSTRIKAVLINKQFETIASGSYEWENLLKDGFWTYDQADIITGMQTAYREMKQEVERQYGITLQTVGSIGFSAMMHGYVALDQQGQLLVPFRTWRNATTGVAAKELTELFQFNIPERWSIAHLYQAILNQEDHLPQIASLTTLAGYIHWLLTGNQAVGIGDASGIFPIEEATHNYHPSMLTQFNELIADKGYAWKIEDLLPTVYRAGEQAGPLTEAGAKLLDTTGALQPGIPFCPPEGDAGTGMVATNSVKKRTGNISVGTSVFAMIVLEKELSKVHPEIDIVTTPDGSPVGMVHANNCSSDINAWLGLFREFSEAMGYEADNAKLFSVMFNKALEADPDGGGLLSYGYYSGENITGIEKGRPLFVRSPESRFNLANFMRTHLFSAFGALKIGMDILTKNENVAIDSILAHGGLFKTPVVGQRIVAAAMNVPISVMSTAGEGGAWGMALLASYMINKDEQESLDVFLEQKVFHDVVGEQVQPDASDVKGFEAFIERYQQGLAIEQAAVDHLLENGRN, encoded by the coding sequence ATGAGTCATGTGGATATGAAAGAAGCGATTATGAGTGGCGAGACTTCGCTCGGGATTGAATTTGGTTCTACCCGAATCAAAGCGGTATTGATCAACAAGCAATTTGAGACGATCGCCTCGGGAAGTTATGAATGGGAAAATCTACTGAAAGACGGATTTTGGACATACGATCAAGCAGACATTATTACAGGAATGCAGACAGCTTATCGTGAAATGAAGCAAGAAGTAGAGCGTCAATATGGAATCACGTTACAGACAGTAGGCTCAATCGGATTCTCAGCGATGATGCATGGCTATGTAGCACTGGATCAACAAGGGCAACTACTGGTTCCTTTCCGTACATGGCGCAACGCGACCACAGGTGTCGCAGCCAAAGAATTAACCGAATTGTTCCAGTTCAATATTCCTGAACGTTGGAGTATTGCGCATCTATATCAAGCGATTTTGAATCAAGAAGATCATTTGCCTCAGATTGCTTCTCTAACAACATTAGCTGGATACATACACTGGTTGTTAACAGGCAATCAAGCAGTCGGTATCGGCGATGCTTCCGGCATATTCCCGATTGAAGAAGCGACTCACAATTACCATCCATCAATGTTAACTCAATTTAACGAACTGATTGCAGATAAAGGGTACGCATGGAAGATTGAAGATTTGCTTCCTACTGTGTATCGTGCAGGCGAACAAGCGGGTCCATTAACAGAAGCAGGCGCTAAATTGCTCGATACGACAGGAGCACTACAACCAGGTATTCCGTTCTGTCCACCGGAAGGTGATGCTGGAACCGGTATGGTAGCAACGAACAGTGTCAAAAAGCGTACCGGTAATATTTCGGTAGGTACATCAGTATTTGCAATGATTGTACTGGAAAAAGAATTGTCTAAAGTTCATCCAGAGATTGATATCGTAACAACACCAGATGGTAGCCCTGTCGGCATGGTACATGCTAACAACTGCTCTAGTGATATCAATGCATGGTTAGGATTGTTCAGAGAATTTTCCGAAGCGATGGGATATGAAGCTGATAATGCCAAATTGTTCAGCGTGATGTTTAACAAAGCGCTTGAAGCTGATCCAGATGGTGGCGGACTGCTTAGCTACGGTTATTATTCCGGTGAAAATATTACAGGTATCGAAAAAGGTCGCCCGTTATTTGTACGCTCACCAGAAAGTCGCTTTAATCTAGCGAACTTTATGCGTACTCATCTATTCTCTGCGTTCGGTGCATTGAAGATCGGGATGGATATTTTGACGAAAAATGAAAATGTAGCGATCGATAGTATTCTCGCTCATGGTGGTCTGTTCAAAACGCCTGTAGTCGGACAGCGAATCGTAGCAGCCGCTATGAATGTTCCGATCTCGGTTATGTCTACGGCTGGCGAAGGTGGCGCATGGGGAATGGCGTTACTTGCTTCATACATGATCAACAAAGACGAACAGGAAAGTCTGGATGTCTTTTTGGAGCAAAAAGTATTCCATGATGTTGTCGGTGAACAAGTACAACCGGATGCATCGGATGTTAAAGGATTTGAAGCATTTATCGAGCGTTACCAGCAAGGACTGGCTATTGAACAAGCGGCTGTAGATCATTTGTTAGAGAATGGGAGGAATTAA
- a CDS encoding alpha/beta hydrolase family protein — MRLFEILLLFLNICLLSSLFVTNPRLRKLALLLTSGISFILVIIHLLLEGYRIQLLFLYGLTILMLIRSVIDARRTPKATPYTSKTGKVLGRLVSMIGLIATACLLYIFPVFDLPAPTGSLPVSTTTFHFTNDQQQDIFGTSSKGNRELMVQVWYPSEANTDKYVPFIPDASILPYMAKNYSLPEFTFQHLQYVSSHSYSEGALSSTQTSYPLIIANPGNASSRFLHTSQAENLASHGYIVAVIDHTYNTFATKFPDERITTSTTDHLFSPDHDYPTEKANRDKLGKVLTDDVTFVLDQFQLLQSGSIPSLFKGKLDLAHIGVFGHSIGGATAYDASYDPRITAGIDLDGGLYRLQHRVALRKPFLFINSQSNFEQFKMVIDHHIYTDEEIQRTGNSKEWVMQERKNKKLERQRIHETMAFGGQVLYIQNTEHLNFTDVQFISPLFQMIGITGKIAPERASSIIDAYMLDFFDMHLKNKGGTLIKGSDHTFPEVKFVTSLF, encoded by the coding sequence ATGAGACTTTTCGAAATACTATTGTTGTTTTTGAATATTTGTTTATTATCCAGTCTGTTTGTAACTAATCCTCGTCTACGTAAATTAGCTTTGCTTCTCACCAGTGGAATCAGCTTTATTTTGGTCATCATCCATCTGCTTTTGGAAGGATACCGGATACAGTTACTCTTTTTATATGGATTGACGATACTGATGCTTATACGGTCTGTTATTGATGCTCGCAGAACACCGAAAGCTACACCATATACATCGAAAACAGGCAAAGTGCTAGGGCGGCTTGTTAGTATGATTGGACTGATTGCGACAGCGTGCTTGCTGTACATCTTTCCTGTATTCGATCTTCCTGCTCCTACCGGTTCATTGCCTGTCAGCACTACCACTTTTCATTTCACTAATGATCAACAGCAAGACATATTTGGTACCTCTAGTAAAGGCAACAGAGAATTGATGGTTCAGGTATGGTACCCCTCAGAAGCTAACACAGATAAATACGTTCCTTTTATACCGGACGCTTCTATTCTTCCATATATGGCGAAGAATTATAGTCTTCCCGAGTTTACTTTTCAACACTTACAATACGTATCCAGTCATTCTTATTCAGAAGGTGCTCTCTCTTCCACACAGACCTCATATCCGCTTATTATTGCCAATCCGGGTAACGCTTCTTCCCGATTTCTTCATACTTCACAAGCTGAGAATCTCGCAAGTCATGGCTATATTGTCGCTGTTATCGATCATACGTATAATACGTTTGCTACAAAGTTCCCCGATGAGCGAATCACCACCAGTACAACAGACCACTTATTCTCTCCTGACCATGATTATCCAACAGAAAAAGCGAATCGTGACAAGTTAGGAAAAGTATTAACCGATGATGTCACCTTTGTATTGGATCAATTTCAACTTCTTCAATCCGGCTCTATTCCAAGTCTATTCAAAGGCAAACTAGATCTTGCTCATATCGGAGTATTCGGTCATTCGATCGGCGGAGCGACGGCTTATGATGCTTCTTATGATCCACGAATTACAGCAGGCATAGACCTTGATGGCGGTCTTTATCGCCTCCAACATAGAGTAGCATTACGCAAACCATTTTTGTTTATAAACTCGCAGAGCAATTTTGAGCAATTCAAAATGGTGATCGATCATCACATCTATACCGATGAAGAGATTCAACGTACAGGCAATAGCAAAGAATGGGTTATGCAAGAACGAAAAAACAAAAAGCTAGAACGGCAACGAATCCATGAAACGATGGCTTTTGGTGGACAAGTGTTATATATCCAAAATACAGAGCATTTAAATTTTACAGATGTGCAGTTCATTTCACCACTATTCCAAATGATAGGCATTACAGGCAAAATAGCTCCTGAACGAGCTTCTTCTATTATAGATGCGTATATGCTTGATTTCTTTGATATGCATTTAAAAAACAAAGGTGGAACGTTAATCAAAGGATCAGATCATACCTTTCCAGAGGTGAAATTTGTTACTTCACTATTTTAA